A genomic window from Corvus moneduloides isolate bCorMon1 chromosome 11, bCorMon1.pri, whole genome shotgun sequence includes:
- the SNTN gene encoding sentan gives MCGCRTSVPSIKQDSVNQPAPASTKKDPLAAAGMPKGVPIAKQLTSIQALRKGSDLEKAFATAALVYNNYADPKGKLSKAETKSLLQSQFWHVIQGQENKPKYQEIISFLDEDSENKIDFEDFMFLLVSLTLMSDLLQEIKNVTTPK, from the exons ATGTGTGGCTGCAGAACAAGTGTTCCCAGTATAAAACAGGATTCAGTCAAtcagccagctcctgcttccaCCAAAAAAGaccctctggctgctgcaggcatGCCCAAGGG CGTACCCATAGCCAAGCAGCTGACATCAATACAAG ccctaAGAAAAGGCTCAGACCTTGAAAAGGCTTTTGCTACAGCAGCTTTGGTGTATAACAACTATGCTGACCCCAAGGGCAAGCTCAGCAAAGCTGAAACCAAGAGCTTACTACAGTCCCAGTTTTGGCATGTCATACAG GgccaagaaaacaaaccaaaataccaggaaataatttccttcttgGATGAGGATTCAGAGAACAAAATTGATTTTGAAGATTTCATGTTCTTGTTAGTCAGTCTCACTTTAATGTCTGACCTTCTACAGGAGATCAAAAATGTGACAACCCCTAAATGA